The following proteins are co-located in the Nonlabens ponticola genome:
- a CDS encoding PH domain-containing protein, with protein sequence MRYRSKKGFLMILVVVTVCSILFYLMYSGLHNSQKELSFWIPSIVIMLIIPLLLLWILFQTYYKLGDGKLKYVSGPLRGSIEIKDINRIIKNTTLWVGLKPATARNGIIIKYGSYDELYISPKRADKFIEHLLELNPEIIVSDEEDYASI encoded by the coding sequence ATGAGATACAGGAGCAAAAAAGGATTTTTAATGATATTGGTAGTTGTTACCGTATGCAGTATTCTTTTTTACCTGATGTATTCTGGCTTGCACAATAGCCAGAAGGAACTGTCCTTTTGGATTCCTAGTATTGTCATCATGCTCATCATTCCGCTGTTGCTGCTATGGATATTGTTTCAAACCTATTACAAACTAGGCGATGGAAAACTCAAGTACGTCTCTGGTCCATTGCGTGGGTCGATTGAGATCAAGGACATCAATCGTATTATCAAGAATACAACGCTTTGGGTAGGTTTAAAACCAGCCACTGCTCGCAACGGTATCATTATTAAGTACGGCAGCTATGACGAGCTGTACATAAGTCCTAAAAGAGCCGACAAATTCATTGAGCATTTGCTAGAACTCAATCCAGAGATCATTGTGAGCGATGAAGAGGATTATGCTTCTATTTAA